Proteins from a single region of Paraburkholderia sp. PGU19:
- a CDS encoding transglutaminase family protein, whose translation MKDAQTLLSVSHRTTYHYSTLVETAQHLATIRPLACAWQRVVTHTERIEPSPSYLHSRIDAFGNDVLYFALDAPHERLQMVSETTVQLTPRWRDLDPDATPAWEEVADSMRFRAGGECHPQVEFRFASPNVTLKPTLRDYALRSFRPGTPIVAGAIDLMHRIYADFDYKPSATMFDTPAERAFDMKSGVCQDFAQVMIGCLRALGLPARYVSGYLRNDPPPGQPRLIGADASHAWVSVHCPQSGWIDLDPTNDVLADMDHVTLAIGRDYSDVSLLRGMILGGGAHRVEVAVSVLAL comes from the coding sequence ATGAAAGACGCGCAGACGCTGCTGTCCGTGTCGCATCGCACGACCTATCACTATTCGACGCTCGTCGAAACGGCCCAGCACCTCGCGACGATCCGCCCGCTCGCGTGCGCGTGGCAGCGTGTGGTCACGCATACGGAACGCATCGAGCCGTCGCCTTCGTATCTGCATAGCCGCATCGATGCGTTCGGCAATGACGTGCTGTATTTCGCGCTCGATGCGCCGCACGAACGCCTGCAAATGGTCAGCGAAACGACCGTGCAGCTCACGCCGCGCTGGCGCGATCTCGATCCCGACGCGACGCCCGCGTGGGAAGAGGTGGCGGACTCGATGCGGTTTCGCGCGGGCGGCGAGTGTCATCCGCAGGTCGAGTTCCGTTTCGCGTCGCCGAATGTCACGCTCAAGCCAACGTTACGCGACTACGCGCTGCGCAGCTTCCGCCCCGGCACGCCGATCGTCGCGGGCGCGATTGATCTGATGCATCGCATTTACGCGGATTTCGACTACAAGCCGTCGGCGACGATGTTCGATACACCCGCCGAACGTGCGTTCGATATGAAAAGCGGCGTCTGCCAGGACTTCGCGCAGGTGATGATCGGCTGCCTGCGCGCGCTCGGCCTGCCAGCGCGTTATGTGAGCGGCTATCTGCGCAACGATCCGCCGCCGGGTCAGCCGCGCCTGATCGGCGCCGATGCGTCGCATGCCTGGGTGTCGGTGCATTGCCCGCAAAGCGGCTGGATCGATCTGGACCCGACCAACGACGTGCTCGCCGACATGGACCACGTGACGCTCGCGATCGGCCGCGATTACAGCGATGTTTCGCTGCTGCGCGGCATGATTCTTGGCGGCGGCGCGCATCGCGTCGAGGTGGCCGTCAGCGTGTTGGCGCTGTGA
- a CDS encoding HlyD family secretion protein, with amino-acid sequence MSTTPSIAPPSVAGAAKQTRSIPWMLLAVITVVVVVAAAASYWFFVGRFVETTDDAYVGGDVTVLAPKVNGFVNDVLVQDNQYVKAGQVLIRLDARDYDARLAQANAEVASAEAAVTELEAKKSLQLATINEQSAEVRASGAELTRSASDSVRYRQLVKDDAVSNQVVERADADLAKAHAAVDRSSAALTAAQRQLPVLDAQINDAHARIATAVAAQRVAALNVEYTTIRSPIDGYVGNRTARVGVLANVGVSLLTVVPANGLWIDANFKEDQLKKMRIGDTVDVDLDASSHPIEGVVESLAPATGATFSVLPAENATGNFTKIVQRVPVRVRLSVPKAMQGVLRPGLSATVKVHLRSDAEASHDAARSAS; translated from the coding sequence ATGTCTACCACTCCTTCTATTGCTCCGCCGAGCGTCGCCGGCGCCGCGAAACAGACGCGCAGCATCCCGTGGATGCTGCTGGCGGTGATCACCGTCGTCGTCGTTGTCGCGGCGGCCGCATCGTACTGGTTCTTCGTGGGTCGCTTTGTCGAAACGACCGACGACGCCTACGTGGGCGGCGACGTCACCGTGCTTGCGCCGAAGGTGAACGGCTTCGTCAACGACGTGCTGGTGCAGGACAACCAGTACGTGAAGGCGGGGCAGGTGCTGATCCGCCTCGACGCGCGCGATTACGATGCCCGCCTCGCGCAGGCCAATGCCGAAGTCGCGAGCGCGGAAGCGGCCGTGACGGAGCTTGAGGCAAAGAAGTCGCTGCAACTCGCGACGATCAACGAGCAATCCGCTGAAGTGCGCGCGTCGGGTGCGGAACTCACGCGCAGCGCGTCGGATTCGGTACGTTACCGTCAGCTCGTGAAGGACGACGCGGTGTCGAACCAGGTCGTCGAGCGTGCCGACGCGGATCTTGCGAAAGCGCATGCGGCCGTGGATCGCAGCAGTGCAGCGTTGACGGCGGCGCAGCGTCAGTTGCCCGTGCTCGATGCGCAGATCAACGATGCGCATGCCCGCATCGCAACGGCCGTGGCGGCGCAACGTGTCGCCGCGCTCAACGTCGAATACACGACGATCCGATCGCCTATCGACGGCTATGTCGGCAATCGCACGGCGCGCGTCGGCGTGCTGGCCAATGTCGGCGTCTCGCTGCTGACGGTGGTGCCCGCTAACGGACTGTGGATCGATGCGAACTTCAAGGAAGACCAGTTGAAGAAGATGAGAATCGGCGACACGGTCGATGTCGATCTCGACGCGTCGAGCCATCCCATCGAAGGCGTGGTCGAGAGTCTTGCGCCGGCGACGGGCGCCACCTTCAGCGTGCTGCCCGCGGAGAACGCGACGGGTAACTTCACGAAGATCGTGCAGCGCGTGCCCGTGCGCGTGCGGCTGTCGGTGCCGAAAGCGATGCAAGGCGTGCTGCGCCCCGGCCTCTCGGCGACGGTGAAGGTGCATCTGCGCTCCGACGCAGAAGCCAGCCACGACGCAGCCCGCTCGGCTTCGTAA
- a CDS encoding circularly permuted type 2 ATP-grasp protein has protein sequence MAFQSTFPFEAAAGHPDALALLRSLPLLDVREGHWDELRDESGALREPWRRFFELLGEEGIAGLEPGRASIAQQVRDNDITYNVYADKGEPRPWSLDLLPFIIGEDEWAHIERGVKQRAHLLNAIVADVYGPQKLLQQGKLPPALVYGHPGYLRAVKGFAPPGGQFLQVIGVDLARATSGEWTVVSHRTEVPSGLGYALENRMIVSSVFADAFRELRVSRLAPTFSTLIATLAEWARATMRNGKTDSAPHIALLTPGPFAETYFEHAFLARYLGVTLVEGKDLTVRNDMLYLKTLTGLERVHVVVRRLDDAFCDPVELRADSTIGVPGLLQVMRAGNVIVSNVPGSGFLESPAMHGFLPGIAQTLLNEPLLLGGVSTWWCGEDAAREHAFANMEDAFLQPTWPTRTPDGPPGIAPGAQRLDAWKSRIERAPDAFTIQQPLPYSCTPRYEDGTLGNRPSVLRALAVADANGNWHVLPGGFTRLAGERQSSVSMQFGGSSVDTWVLSSHPNSTFTLLPSPLKPADLARKHRTVSSRAAENLFWSGRYGERAENNVRLLRLILGSLESNGADTMFGTLAELALQYGLVQPGDIVAGQSLRAFERTLVANLHENTGAYSIGQNLASQARASGEIRGRLSNDHWRITLAARNDFRDALHELTPAAAVSSNASSRGKARYNRVSLMNALEHLSTQLAAISGAQGDRMTRDEAWRLMFAGRHIERVWAMTSILRVVAMQRQLATPAAFDLLLQLFDSTLTYRSLYPGRLEVPALIDLLVIEPTNPRGLYGVYARLCSKLDDISMAAGNTRHRRFNDMLPDVSTLPSLEQLCTTDGSGMYAELVTLCDRLAMSMTAAANEISARYFSHANTLAAQVSS, from the coding sequence TTGGCTTTTCAATCGACCTTTCCGTTCGAAGCGGCAGCAGGCCATCCCGACGCGCTGGCGCTGCTGCGCTCGCTGCCGCTGCTCGACGTGCGCGAAGGCCACTGGGACGAACTGCGCGACGAATCGGGCGCGCTGCGCGAGCCGTGGCGGCGCTTTTTCGAACTGCTCGGCGAGGAAGGCATCGCGGGTCTGGAGCCGGGCCGCGCATCGATCGCCCAGCAGGTGCGCGACAACGACATCACGTACAACGTCTACGCGGATAAAGGCGAGCCGCGCCCGTGGTCGCTCGACCTGCTGCCGTTCATCATCGGCGAAGACGAGTGGGCACATATCGAGCGGGGCGTGAAGCAACGCGCGCATTTGCTCAACGCGATCGTCGCCGACGTGTACGGTCCGCAAAAGCTGCTGCAGCAAGGCAAGCTGCCCCCCGCGCTCGTCTACGGGCACCCCGGCTATTTGCGTGCCGTGAAGGGCTTCGCGCCGCCGGGCGGCCAGTTCCTGCAGGTGATCGGCGTCGATCTGGCGCGTGCGACCAGCGGCGAGTGGACGGTCGTGTCGCATCGCACCGAAGTGCCGTCGGGCCTCGGCTATGCGCTGGAAAACCGCATGATCGTGTCGAGCGTATTCGCCGACGCGTTCCGCGAATTGCGCGTGAGCCGCCTTGCGCCGACGTTCTCCACGCTGATCGCGACGCTCGCCGAATGGGCGCGCGCGACGATGCGCAACGGCAAGACGGACAGCGCGCCGCATATCGCGCTGCTCACGCCGGGGCCGTTTGCGGAGACGTATTTCGAGCATGCGTTTCTGGCGCGCTATCTGGGCGTGACGCTCGTCGAAGGCAAAGACCTGACGGTGCGCAACGACATGCTGTATCTGAAGACGCTCACGGGTCTGGAGCGCGTGCACGTCGTCGTGCGGCGCCTCGACGACGCGTTCTGCGACCCCGTCGAACTGCGCGCTGATTCGACGATCGGCGTGCCGGGTCTGTTGCAGGTGATGCGCGCGGGCAATGTGATCGTGTCGAACGTGCCGGGCTCGGGCTTTCTCGAATCGCCGGCCATGCACGGTTTTTTGCCGGGCATCGCGCAGACCTTGCTGAACGAGCCGCTGTTGCTGGGCGGCGTGTCGACGTGGTGGTGCGGCGAGGACGCCGCGCGCGAGCATGCGTTCGCGAACATGGAGGACGCCTTCCTGCAACCGACATGGCCCACCCGCACGCCGGACGGGCCACCTGGCATCGCGCCTGGCGCGCAGCGTCTCGACGCGTGGAAGAGCCGCATCGAGCGCGCGCCCGATGCGTTCACGATCCAGCAGCCGCTGCCGTATTCGTGCACGCCGCGCTACGAAGACGGTACGCTCGGCAACCGGCCGAGCGTGCTGCGCGCCCTCGCTGTCGCCGATGCGAACGGCAACTGGCACGTGCTGCCCGGCGGCTTCACGCGGCTCGCGGGGGAGCGTCAGTCGTCCGTGTCGATGCAGTTCGGCGGCAGCAGCGTGGATACGTGGGTGCTGTCGAGTCATCCGAATTCGACCTTTACGCTGTTGCCTTCGCCGCTCAAGCCCGCGGATCTCGCGCGCAAGCATCGCACGGTGTCGAGCCGCGCGGCGGAGAACCTGTTCTGGAGCGGCCGCTACGGCGAGCGCGCGGAAAACAACGTGCGGCTGTTGCGGCTGATTCTCGGCTCGCTGGAAAGCAACGGCGCGGACACCATGTTCGGCACGCTCGCGGAGCTCGCGCTGCAATACGGCCTCGTGCAACCGGGCGACATCGTGGCGGGCCAGTCGCTGCGAGCGTTCGAGCGCACGCTGGTCGCGAATCTGCACGAAAACACGGGCGCGTATAGCATCGGCCAGAACCTCGCGAGCCAGGCGCGCGCGAGCGGCGAGATACGCGGCCGGCTTTCGAACGATCACTGGCGCATCACGCTCGCCGCGCGCAACGACTTCCGCGACGCGCTGCACGAACTGACGCCGGCGGCGGCTGTATCGTCGAATGCGTCTTCGCGCGGCAAGGCGCGCTACAACCGCGTGTCGCTGATGAATGCGCTCGAACATCTTTCCACACAGCTTGCGGCGATCAGCGGCGCACAAGGCGACCGCATGACGCGCGACGAAGCGTGGCGCCTGATGTTCGCGGGCCGGCATATCGAGCGCGTGTGGGCGATGACGTCGATACTGCGCGTCGTCGCGATGCAGCGCCAACTCGCGACGCCCGCCGCGTTCGATCTGCTGCTGCAACTGTTCGACAGCACGCTCACGTATCGCTCGCTGTATCCGGGGCGCCTCGAAGTGCCTGCGCTGATCGATCTGCTCGTGATCGAGCCGACCAATCCGCGCGGACTGTACGGCGTGTACGCGCGGCTGTGCTCGAAGCTCGACGATATCTCGATGGCGGCGGGCAACACGCGCCATCGGCGTTTCAACGACATGCTGCCGGACGTGAGCACGCTGCCCTCGCTGGAACAGTTGTGCACGACGGACGGCAGCGGCATGTACGCAGAACTGGTCACGCTGTGCGACCGCCTCGCGATGAGCATGACGGCGGCCGCGAATGAAATCAGCGCGCGCTATTTCAGCCACGCGAACACGCTGGCCGCGCAGGTGTCGTCATGA
- a CDS encoding efflux transporter outer membrane subunit encodes MKTIVAKALAVAAAMTLAACAVQPETHADLPQTVKTVAPDAWSVDAPKDTVDADQWWSQFGDPTMHKLVDIVLNDNLDVKAAVERVKQAQEVTKQQRAALAPQLDAGATAAYERQNTPPPLGYVKQAGIGLTASWQPDVFGGERLAVLAAQAQVSGRQSALNELRLALAANAAAAYIDLRWAQSQLQIVNDNEEIRARALKLTQQRLKYGLSTQLDVARAQNQLQDLQAQLPKIRSDIQHDMSLIAVYSGRTPESVDSLLLSEAHPIPVPAQSVPQTLPSEALLRRPDVRTAYATVEQRAAEVGVARADRYPKFNLSLSDGILASSYLGLPTLTDNLFSAALNATSPIFNAGRITAHIEQNESRMRESQLGLQQTMLNALKEIEDTRSDLVNGDAQVEKLRGALGASGQALKLSTELYKGGASSFLDVLDAQEAYLRDSESLNQAKREHAQAAVALYRSLGGGWDVPANSDVAKAKPSTDVAAN; translated from the coding sequence ATGAAAACGATCGTAGCCAAAGCGCTCGCCGTTGCCGCCGCCATGACGCTTGCTGCGTGTGCCGTACAACCCGAGACGCACGCGGACCTGCCGCAGACGGTGAAGACCGTCGCCCCGGACGCGTGGAGCGTCGATGCGCCGAAAGATACCGTGGATGCCGACCAGTGGTGGTCGCAATTCGGCGACCCGACCATGCACAAGCTGGTGGACATCGTGCTCAACGACAACCTCGATGTGAAAGCCGCCGTCGAGCGCGTGAAGCAGGCACAGGAAGTCACGAAGCAGCAGCGCGCAGCGCTCGCGCCGCAACTCGACGCGGGCGCGACGGCCGCATACGAGCGGCAAAACACGCCGCCGCCGCTCGGCTATGTGAAGCAGGCGGGTATCGGCTTGACGGCTTCGTGGCAGCCCGATGTATTCGGCGGCGAACGTCTCGCGGTGCTTGCTGCGCAGGCGCAGGTGTCGGGGCGTCAATCGGCGCTGAACGAATTGCGGCTCGCGCTGGCTGCGAACGCGGCCGCCGCATATATCGACTTGCGCTGGGCGCAGTCGCAGTTGCAGATCGTCAACGACAACGAAGAAATCCGCGCTCGCGCGCTGAAGCTCACGCAACAGCGCCTGAAATACGGCCTGTCGACACAACTCGATGTCGCGCGTGCGCAAAACCAGTTGCAGGATTTGCAGGCGCAGCTTCCAAAAATCCGCTCGGACATTCAGCATGACATGAGCCTGATTGCGGTGTACTCGGGACGCACGCCGGAAAGCGTCGACAGCCTGTTGCTCAGCGAGGCGCATCCGATTCCCGTGCCTGCGCAAAGCGTGCCGCAGACGCTGCCGTCCGAAGCGCTGTTGCGACGTCCTGACGTGCGCACCGCCTACGCAACCGTCGAGCAACGCGCGGCCGAAGTGGGCGTTGCGCGAGCGGACCGCTATCCGAAGTTCAATCTGAGCCTGAGCGACGGCATTCTCGCGTCGTCGTATCTCGGCCTGCCGACGTTGACGGATAACCTCTTCAGCGCCGCGTTGAACGCGACGAGCCCGATCTTCAACGCGGGCCGCATTACCGCGCACATCGAGCAGAACGAGAGCCGCATGCGCGAATCGCAACTCGGCTTGCAGCAGACGATGCTGAACGCGCTGAAGGAAATCGAGGATACGCGCAGCGATCTCGTCAACGGCGACGCGCAGGTCGAGAAACTCCGCGGCGCGCTCGGTGCGTCGGGGCAGGCGCTGAAGCTTTCCACTGAGCTGTACAAGGGCGGCGCGTCGAGCTTCCTCGATGTGCTCGATGCGCAAGAGGCCTATCTGCGCGACTCGGAATCGCTGAATCAGGCGAAGCGCGAGCATGCGCAGGCGGCTGTCGCGCTGTATCGGTCGCTCGGCGGCGGCTGGGATGTGCCTGCTAATAGCGATGTTGCGAAGGCGAAGCCGTCGACAGATGTCGCGGCTAA
- a CDS encoding MarR family winged helix-turn-helix transcriptional regulator, with translation MHVETDTEEIQVSPNDDCFAIRQAARYVTQLYDRHLGQVGLKTTQFSIMCRLRRRKWMTMKELADSMVMERTTLVRAIQPLQRDGLVFTEASRSNRRVLTVMLTTAGEERLQAARDHWFAAQEEFEQRFGPQRAASLREELFDMTKR, from the coding sequence ATGCACGTAGAGACTGACACGGAAGAAATACAGGTTTCGCCCAACGACGACTGCTTTGCGATCCGCCAGGCGGCGCGCTATGTGACGCAGCTATACGACCGTCATCTCGGTCAGGTCGGGCTGAAAACCACGCAGTTTTCGATCATGTGCCGGCTGCGCCGCCGCAAGTGGATGACGATGAAGGAACTCGCCGACTCGATGGTGATGGAGCGCACCACGCTGGTCCGCGCGATTCAGCCGTTGCAGCGCGACGGGCTCGTGTTCACGGAAGCGTCGCGCAGCAATCGCCGCGTGTTGACGGTGATGCTGACCACAGCGGGCGAAGAACGGTTGCAGGCGGCGCGCGACCACTGGTTCGCGGCACAGGAAGAATTCGAGCAGCGTTTCGGACCGCAGCGCGCAGCGAGTCTGCGAGAAGAGTTGTTCGACATGACAAAGCGCTAA
- a CDS encoding DHA2 family efflux MFS transporter permease subunit produces the protein MSKTTSAPANPADLPTATKVFAFSLLCLGFFMATLDIQIVASSLKDIGGGLSASQDELSWVQTAYLIAEIMVIPMSGWLTRVFSTRWVFAASALGFTITSMLCGLAWDINSMILFRGLQGAAGAAMIPTVFTTAFMLFPGKQRIIAATTIGALASLAPTIGPVIGGWITDQWSWHWLFYLNLVPGVLVTVLVPRYVNVDHADVSLLKTGDYLGIVLMSGFLGCLEYVLEEGPRKNWFGDNAILFCAWICAICGFLFLVHAFTAKEPIVDLRALAIRNFGIGSLLSFITGIGLFCTVFLTPVFLSRVRGFDSLQIGLALLSVGCAQLVALTAYSFLARRVDMRLLMVFGLTCFGVGCYLYVPLTNQWGWHELLIPQMLRGVGQQFCVPPIVTMALGSLPPSRLKSASGLFNLMRNLGGAIGIAVCSTMLNDRLNLHYERLDEHVTAGRPVIEGMLRDQAAHFSAVGGDLINGASAGLASLHALLMREALVLTFSDTFLAVSLCFAVGLISVLFSRPFGLTAPPPDAH, from the coding sequence ATGAGCAAGACGACATCCGCACCCGCGAACCCGGCCGATCTGCCGACCGCAACCAAAGTCTTCGCGTTTTCGCTGCTGTGCCTCGGCTTCTTCATGGCGACGCTCGATATCCAGATCGTGGCATCGTCGCTAAAGGATATCGGCGGCGGCCTTTCGGCGAGTCAGGATGAACTCTCCTGGGTGCAGACCGCGTATCTGATCGCCGAAATCATGGTGATCCCGATGTCGGGCTGGCTCACGCGCGTGTTCTCGACGCGCTGGGTATTCGCGGCTTCCGCCTTGGGCTTCACCATCACGAGCATGCTATGCGGGCTCGCCTGGGACATCAACTCGATGATCCTGTTTCGCGGCCTGCAAGGCGCAGCGGGCGCCGCGATGATCCCCACCGTGTTCACGACCGCCTTCATGCTGTTCCCGGGCAAGCAGCGGATCATCGCCGCGACGACGATCGGCGCGCTGGCGTCGCTCGCACCGACGATCGGCCCCGTGATCGGCGGCTGGATCACCGATCAATGGTCGTGGCACTGGCTGTTCTATCTGAACCTCGTGCCGGGCGTGCTCGTCACGGTGCTCGTGCCGCGCTATGTCAACGTCGATCACGCCGATGTCTCGCTGCTGAAAACGGGCGACTATCTGGGCATCGTGCTGATGTCGGGCTTTCTCGGCTGCCTCGAATACGTGCTGGAAGAAGGGCCGCGCAAGAACTGGTTCGGCGACAACGCGATTCTGTTCTGCGCGTGGATCTGCGCGATCTGCGGCTTCCTGTTTCTCGTGCATGCGTTCACCGCCAAGGAGCCAATCGTCGACCTGCGGGCCCTTGCCATCCGCAACTTCGGTATCGGCAGCCTGCTGTCTTTCATCACGGGGATTGGCCTGTTCTGCACCGTGTTTCTCACGCCCGTGTTTCTGTCGCGAGTGCGCGGATTCGATTCGCTGCAGATCGGCCTCGCGCTGCTGTCGGTCGGTTGCGCGCAACTGGTCGCGCTGACGGCGTACTCGTTTCTCGCACGCAGGGTCGACATGCGTCTGCTGATGGTGTTCGGGCTGACCTGCTTCGGTGTTGGCTGCTACCTGTATGTGCCGCTGACGAATCAGTGGGGCTGGCATGAACTGCTGATCCCGCAGATGCTGCGTGGTGTCGGCCAGCAGTTCTGCGTGCCGCCCATCGTGACGATGGCGCTCGGTTCGCTGCCGCCTTCGCGGCTCAAGTCCGCTAGCGGCCTGTTCAATCTGATGCGCAACCTGGGCGGCGCTATCGGCATTGCGGTGTGCAGCACGATGCTCAATGACCGTCTGAACCTGCATTACGAACGGCTCGACGAACACGTGACGGCTGGCCGCCCGGTGATCGAAGGAATGCTGCGCGATCAGGCGGCGCATTTCTCGGCGGTCGGTGGCGACTTGATCAACGGCGCGTCGGCGGGTCTTGCATCGCTGCACGCGCTGCTGATGCGCGAAGCGCTCGTGCTGACATTCTCCGACACGTTCCTGGCGGTCTCGCTGTGCTTCGCGGTGGGCCTGATCAGCGTGCTGTTCTCGCGGCCTTTCGGTCTTACCGCGCCGCCGCCCGACGCACACTGA
- a CDS encoding MarR family transcriptional regulator encodes MSKPISHDDCNCFALRQAARFVTQIYERHLGQVGLTAAQFTIVAKLARKPGLTMVELADTMVMERTTLVRALKPLQRDGLVLSEPSEHDGRTYQFSLSKAGKETFEQAAIAWRAAQDEFETKFGRSRAKALRAELFNLTS; translated from the coding sequence ATGAGCAAGCCTATTTCTCACGATGATTGCAACTGTTTCGCGCTGCGTCAGGCGGCGCGCTTCGTTACGCAGATCTACGAACGCCATCTCGGCCAGGTTGGCCTGACGGCGGCCCAGTTCACGATCGTCGCGAAGCTCGCCCGCAAGCCCGGCCTGACCATGGTGGAACTGGCCGATACGATGGTGATGGAACGCACCACGCTTGTGCGCGCGCTGAAGCCGTTGCAGCGCGATGGCCTCGTGCTCAGCGAGCCGTCCGAGCACGATGGGCGCACGTATCAGTTCAGCCTGTCGAAAGCGGGCAAGGAAACGTTCGAGCAGGCCGCCATCGCGTGGCGCGCCGCGCAGGACGAATTCGAAACCAAGTTCGGTCGCAGCCGCGCGAAGGCATTGCGCGCCGAGCTGTTCAATCTGACCTCGTAA